One genomic window of Augochlora pura isolate Apur16 chromosome 5, APUR_v2.2.1, whole genome shotgun sequence includes the following:
- the LOC144469713 gene encoding ATP-binding cassette sub-family G member 4, producing MKLEGGCSHEENTNEILLQPRKGSGTRLQIIPLQPKTITHLPKRPPVDLAFTDLVYSVREGRKSNAKTILKSVSGRLRSGELTAIMGPSGAGKSTLLNILTGYKWSGVEGSITMNGHERNLSAFRKLSCYIMQDNQLHANLTVAEAMKVASNLKLGAHVSKAEKEEVIQEILETLGLSEHVHTMTSNLSGGQKKRLSIALELVNNPPIMFFDEPTSGLDSSSCFQCISLLKTLARGGRTIICTIHQPSARLFEMFDALYTLAEGQCVYQGSTSQLVPFLRNINLNCPSYHNPASFIIEVSCGEYGDNIKSLVNAINNGKYDIREGHPFPESKPEALNNEPTEAFQKDDAAENAEPKDKNDMKNLEEKFQDKNSKVANNRNLIPTFANNDIAKQADVVISMDVDKKDNADAALLDDSVNGTTPERYPTSEYQQFWIVLKRTLLFSRRDWTLMYLRLFAHILVGLLIGALYYDIGNDGAKVLSNLGFLFFNMLFLMYTSMTITILSFPLELPVLLKENFNRWYSLKSYYLAITVSDIPFQAIFCVIYVTIVYFMTSQPADVMRFSMFLGTCLLISFVAQSVGLVVGAAMNVQNGVFLAPVMSVPFLLFSGFFVSFDAIPVYLRWITYLSYIRYGFEGTALATYSFGREKLKCFQVYCHFKNPETTLEELDMLDADFTLDILALLLIFLVLRISAYLFLRWKLKTAR from the exons ATGCGAAGACAATCCTCAAGTCCGTCAGCGGCCGGCTGCGATCCGGCGAGCTGACGGCCATCATGGGGCCTTCCGGCGCGGGAAAGTCCACGCTTTTGAACATCCTGACCGGATACAA ATGGTCCGGAGTGGAGGGCAGCATTACGATGAACGGCCACGAGAGGAACCTTAGTGCCTTCAGAAAGCTCTCGTGCTACATCATGCAGGACAATCAGCTACACGCTAACCTCACGGTGGCCGAGGCCATGAAGGTCGCCTCGAACCTTAAACTCGGCGCGCATGTGAGCAAAGCGGAGAAAGAGGAAGTG ATCCAGGAGATCCTTGAGACTCTAGGTCTCTCGGAGCATGTTCACACGATGACCTCGAACCTCAGCGGTGGCCAGAAGAAGAGGCTCTCCATAGCTCTTGAATTAGTTAACAACCCGCCCATCATGTTCTTCGACGAACCGACCAG TGGTCTGGACTCCTCGTCCTGTTTCCAATGTATCTCGCTGCTGAAGACTCTCGCTCGAGGCGGACGGACGATTATCTGCACGATCCATCAGCCCAGTGCCAGGCTGTTCGAGATGTTCGACGCTCTGTACACTTTGGCGGAGGGCCAGTGTGTCTACCAAGGGTCCACGTCGCAGCTGGTGCCCTTCCTACGAAACATAAACCTGAACTGCCCCAGCTACCACAACCCGGCCTCTTTCA TAATCGAAGTATCCTGCGGGGAGTACGGTGACAATATCAAGAGTCTGGTGAACGCCATTAACAACGGCAAGTACGATATTCGGGAGGGTCATCCGTTCCCCGAAAGCAAACCCGAGGCTCTGAACAACGAACCCACCGAAGCGTTCCAGAAGGATGACGCCGCGGAGAACGCGGAGCCGAAGGACAAGAACGACATGAAGAATTTGGAAGAGAAGTTCCAGGATAAGAACTCGAAGGTGGCGAACAATAGAAACCTGATTCCAACGTTCGCGAACAATGATATCGCGAAGCAAG CGGACGTCGTGATATCCATGGACGTTGACAAGAAGGATAATGCTGATGCGGCTTTGCTGGACGACTCTGTTAACGGTACGACTCCAGAGAGATACCCCACGTCGGAGTACCAACAATTCTGGATCGTTTTGAAGAGAACTTTGCTCTTCAGTCGCAGAGATTGG ACTCTCATGTACCTTCGACTGTTCGCCCACATCCTGGTAGGACTTCTGATCGGTGCGCTGTACTACGACATCGGTAACGACGGCGCCAAAGTACTTAGCAACCTCGGGTTCCTCTTCTTCAACATGCTGTTCCTCATGTACACGTCTATGACCATCACGATTCTATCAT TTCCACTGGAGCTACCAGTGCTTCTGAAGGAGAACTTCAACAGATGGTACTCGCTGAAGTCCTATTACTTGGCCATCACGGTATCTGATATACCGTTCCAG GCAATATTTTGCGTGATATATGTCACGATCGTGTACTTCATGACGAGTCAGCCGGCGGACGTGATGCGGTTTAGCATGTTTTTGGGAACGTGTTTGCTGATTTCGTTCGTCGCGCAATCGGTCGGTCTAGTCGTCGGAGCTGCGATGAACGTGCAAAACGGAGTGTTCCTGGCGCCGGTGATGTCAGTGCCGTTCCTCCTCTTCTCCGGCTTCTTCGTCAGCTTCGACGCTATCCCTGTGTACCTCAGGTGGATCACCTATCTGAGCTACATCAGGTACGGATTCGAGGGCACCGCGCTGGCTACGTACTCCTTCGGCCGGGAGAAGCTGAAATGTTTCCAG GTTTACTGCCACTTTAAAAATCCGGAGACGACCCTGGAGGAGCTGGACATGCTCGACGCGGACTTCACGCTGGACATTCTTGCCCTGCTGCTGATATTCTTGGTTCTCCGAATCAGTGCCTATCTATTCCTCCGTTGGAAACTGAAGACTGCGCGATAG